CGGCTCAAGCATTACTCCTATCGCACCGAACAATCCTACGTGGACTGGGTGCGCCGCTTCATCCTCTTCCACGGCAAACGCCACCCCGCCGAGATGGGCGCCCCCGAAATCCAGGCCTTCCTGGCCCACCTTGCCGTGGAAGGAAACGTCTCCGCCTCCACCCAGAACCAGGCCCTCAGCGCCCTCCTTTTCCTCTACCGGGAGGTCCTCCGCAAGGAGATTGACCCCGTGCTTCTCCCCTCGGCCAAACGGCCCCAACGCCTTCCCACCGTCCTCACCCGGGACGAGGTCCTCCGCCTTCTGCATCACCTGGACGGCGTCCATAAACTGATGGCCCAACTCCTCTACGGCTCCGGCCTGCGCCTGATGGAGTGCGTCCGCCTGCGGGTCCAGGACGTGGACTTTGAGTACCGCACCATCACCGTCAGGGACGGCAAAGGCGAGAAAGACCGCATCGTCCCTCTGCCGGAGACGGTCATCCCCGAACTGTGCCGCCAGATCGAACGGGTGCGCCTACTGCACGAAGAGGACCTAGCCGCCGGTTTCGGAGAGGTCTACCTGCCTGATGCGCTGGAGAGAAAGTATCCCAACGCAGCCCAGGAGTTCATCTGGCAATACCTCTTTCCGGCCCCTCGGCGCTCTGTTGACCCCCGCAGCGGGAAGGAACGGCGTCATCATATAGACCCTTCTGGTCTCCAGCGAGCAGTCAAACAGGCAGCGCAGAAAGCAGGCATCCCAA
Above is a window of Anaerolineae bacterium DNA encoding:
- a CDS encoding integron integrase; the protein is RLKHYSYRTEQSYVDWVRRFILFHGKRHPAEMGAPEIQAFLAHLAVEGNVSASTQNQALSALLFLYREVLRKEIDPVLLPSAKRPQRLPTVLTRDEVLRLLHHLDGVHKLMAQLLYGSGLRLMECVRLRVQDVDFEYRTITVRDGKGEKDRIVPLPETVIPELCRQIERVRLLHEEDLAAGFGEVYLPDALERKYPNAAQEFIWQYLFPAPRRSVDPRSGKERRHHIDPSGLQRAVKQAAQKAGIPKRVTPHTLRHSFATHLLQNGYDIRTVQELLGHKDVRTTMIYTHVLQRGGLAVRSPLDM